The Nocardia arthritidis genome has a window encoding:
- a CDS encoding TetR/AcrR family transcriptional regulator produces MQRRKAELRQAIIDTAFACFAEKGYHATGIADIAGQLGIGHGTFYRYFSNKRDIIDHVIDDLSARIVDALGTENAPDAATTLDEYRAQIDRIGGALTGILIDDRRVAQLLLFHAPGIDDELTARLYGLLDTADALTAGYLDHGVELGYLRADLDTANTARAVTGMLLAAIVHGLREPDEAAIAGLNQAIRRLLIDGVRRD; encoded by the coding sequence ATGCAGCGCCGCAAGGCCGAACTGCGCCAGGCGATCATCGACACCGCGTTCGCGTGCTTCGCCGAGAAGGGCTACCACGCCACCGGAATCGCCGATATCGCAGGACAATTGGGCATCGGGCACGGCACCTTCTACCGCTACTTCAGCAATAAGCGCGACATCATCGACCACGTCATCGACGATCTGTCCGCCCGAATCGTCGACGCGCTCGGCACCGAGAACGCACCCGACGCGGCAACCACCCTGGACGAATACCGGGCCCAGATCGACCGGATCGGCGGCGCGCTCACCGGCATCCTGATCGACGACCGCCGCGTCGCACAGCTACTCCTTTTCCACGCGCCCGGCATCGACGACGAACTCACCGCACGGCTGTACGGACTGCTCGACACCGCCGACGCGCTCACCGCGGGCTATCTCGACCACGGCGTCGAACTCGGTTATCTGCGTGCCGATCTCGATACGGCGAACACCGCCCGCGCGGTCACCGGAATGCTGCTGGCCGCCATCGTGCACGGCCTGCGCGAACCCGACGAGGCGGCCATCGCCGGGCTGAACCAG